Proteins from a genomic interval of Manduca sexta isolate Smith_Timp_Sample1 unplaced genomic scaffold, JHU_Msex_v1.0 HiC_scaffold_2267, whole genome shotgun sequence:
- the LOC119188366 gene encoding trafficking protein particle complex subunit 2-like protein isoform X1, which yields MAVCVAVIGKDNSPLYIGGVGNDTSTDNELSRQWLVHTALDALEERLATTNTGNAGTNTNTARTDLRDLYLGLLYSTDTHKIYGYVTNTRIKLVLVTSSTSPSGSNIRDAEVRTALRRLHALYADAICNPFHLPGDQITSPKFDKQVKNIMMNNV from the exons AATTCTCCACTATACATCGGCGGTGTAGGCAACGACACGAGCACAGACAACGAGTTGTCGCGGCAATGGCTCGTCCACACGGCCCTGGACGCGTTAGAAGAGAGACTCGCCACTACCAACACAGGAAACGCTGGCACAAATACGAACACTGCCCGTACTGATCTCAGAGATCTATATCTTGGCTTGTTATACTCTACTGATACGCATAAAAT ATATGGGTACGTAACAAACACGCGAATCAAACTTGTGCTGGTGACAAGTTCGACCTCACCAAGCGGCAGTAACATCCGGGATGCTGAAGTGCGGACTGCACTGCGTAGACTACACGCCTTGTACGCCGACGCTATATGCAATCCATTTCATCTGCCTGGTGATCAAATTACTTCGCC GAAATTTGATAAGCAGGTCAAAAACATAATGATGAACAATGTTTAA
- the LOC119188366 gene encoding trafficking protein particle complex subunit 2-like protein isoform X2: protein MNSPLYIGGVGNDTSTDNELSRQWLVHTALDALEERLATTNTGNAGTNTNTARTDLRDLYLGLLYSTDTHKIYGYVTNTRIKLVLVTSSTSPSGSNIRDAEVRTALRRLHALYADAICNPFHLPGDQITSPKFDKQVKNIMMNNV from the exons ATG AATTCTCCACTATACATCGGCGGTGTAGGCAACGACACGAGCACAGACAACGAGTTGTCGCGGCAATGGCTCGTCCACACGGCCCTGGACGCGTTAGAAGAGAGACTCGCCACTACCAACACAGGAAACGCTGGCACAAATACGAACACTGCCCGTACTGATCTCAGAGATCTATATCTTGGCTTGTTATACTCTACTGATACGCATAAAAT ATATGGGTACGTAACAAACACGCGAATCAAACTTGTGCTGGTGACAAGTTCGACCTCACCAAGCGGCAGTAACATCCGGGATGCTGAAGTGCGGACTGCACTGCGTAGACTACACGCCTTGTACGCCGACGCTATATGCAATCCATTTCATCTGCCTGGTGATCAAATTACTTCGCC GAAATTTGATAAGCAGGTCAAAAACATAATGATGAACAATGTTTAA